The nucleotide window CGTATAACCAGTTGCACCAACAATAGATACGCGGATCATAAATGGTATTGGGTCTTGTAGGGGCGCACAGCTGTGCGCCCGTCCCTGCATGAACAGGACCCTCAGGTTCCTCTCATTCGTTAATATTTTCATCGGGCGGACAACCCCGCCCTCCTGTTGACGTTCTCAATTGTCGGGGCCGTCCCGACTATTGAGTTACATCGGGGACGGGACAGCGGTCCGCCCCTACATCCCCTGCGTTCACGAGAATGACGACTTCTCCGATCGGCGGTTGAGCTTCCAACGCCGCGACAATATCTTGAGCGCGGCCCCGGATAAATTCCTCGTGAACTTTGCTCAGTTCCCGCGCGATGACGAGCGGTGTTCCCGGCCCCGCCAGTTCGGCGATGAGCCGCACGGTTTCTGCGGTCCGGTAAGGCGATTCATACACCACCACCGTCGCTTCGCTGGCTAACGCCTTTTCCAAAACCCGCTTGGCGCGGGCTGTGCGCCTCGGGAGAAATCCTATAAAAAAGAAGCGGTCAGTCGGTAATCCGGACCCCACCAGGGCTGTGATCGCGGCACAAGGCCCGGGCAATGAAACAACCGGGATACCAGCCTCGATGGCTGTTTTCACCAAATGGGTGCCGGGATCGGATAGGCCCGGAGTGCCTGCATCACAGACCAGCGCCACGCGTTTTCCGGCCTGCAAAGCGTCTATAAGCTGTCGCGGTCTATGGCGCGGGCTGTGCGCATGGTAGCTCCAGAGCGGTTTGGAGATTCCCAGAAAATTCAAAAGGCCGAGTGTCCGGCGCGTGTCTTCGCAGGCGATGAGATCCGCCTGCTGCAGGGTTTCAATGGCCCGCCGCGTGATATCCCCTAGATTCCCGATGGGCGTCGGAACAATACAGAGACCCGGAAGCAACACGTGGCTAGGCATGCGGTCCAGGGGCGGCCGGGACCGCTCCGTCTGCGTTTTCGGTGGTGGCCACGCCTTTTCGTTCAAGGTCTTCGATGACCCTCAGAAAAATGTCGACCAGTTTCGGATCAAACTGAGTCCCGGCTTGTCGCCGCAGTTCGGTGATGGCAGACGTTTTGATCAGGGCTTTCCGGGGCACTCGGTCCGACGTCATCGCGTCCCAGGCGTCCAGAATGGAAACCATACGGGCGCCGAGGGGGATTTCTTCGCCAGCCAATCCGTCGGGGTACCCTTTTCCATTGTGCCATTCCTGATGATGGCGGACGATCGACGCCGCTGGCCGCAAAAAGGGAATCGGAGCGAGAATCCGGTAACCGATGCTGGAATGGTGCTTCATTATATCGTACTCTTCCGGTGTCAACTTGCCAGGCTTCTTCAAGATCGCATCCGGAATGCCTATTTTTCCCACATCGTGAAGCAGGGCCCCATGCTCAATTTGCTGAATCCAAAACTCCGGCAGATGGAGTTCCCTCGCCATGGAGCGGATCAGCGTCTGCGTGCGATTCAAATGACGCGGCGCGTAATCCTCTCGAACGGACAAGGCTTGCGCCAAGGCGGATGTCATCCCCTCATTGGCGTTGTACACGTCTTGTAAAAGACCTAAGTATCCAAAAAGTAATCCCGCCTCTTGCGTCATTGCGTCAACGAGTCGCAGCGCCTCCGGATCGAACAGCGTTTGTTGCGGCTGCGCCAGGACCAACACTCCCGTTAAACGAAGCGGGATCAGGATCGGGAGCACGACATAGGGCGGTTTTAAAAATCCTTCGACCGGCTCCTCGTTTAATGAGACGTCGTTCCGAATCACGGGGATCCCCTTGGCTGCCACCTGGCCCAGCACGTTGTCCCCGAAGCGGATCCGAAGTGCGGCGACCTGTTGTGGAGACAGGCCCCGGGAAGCCAGGGGAACAACGTTCTGTGTGTCCGCGGTTGTTTCCAGAAGAACACTGAGCCGGGCGCCGGTCAAGAGACGCACGGCATCCAGGACGCTTTCCGCCAGTTCCTGCTTCGTCAGTTGTCCGGAAGGCGAAAGGCTATGCTCATGCAGGCGCTTTAAAAAACCGACCCATCGATCCAGGAGTCCTTGCTGATGAGCCAATTCGCGCTCAACGCGTTCCCTTTTGGCCTGTCCCTGGTGTTGTTCGTCTTGAACGTTTTTTCGCTCCTGGCGCAGAAGCCAGAGGCTTAAGAGCCACGCCGCCAGAAATGTCGTCGATAAAATCCATGGCCAGAACATTGAGGAGAATGTCATTTTAGCTTAAATTGACAATCCGCGAAAATTTCGTGTATAGTGCATTCCCATGAGCGGAAATATCCAAAACACACTCGTCCTGATCAAACCCGATGGCCTCAAGAAGTCGCTCACTGGAAACATCCTGACCAAACTGGCGGAAACCCGTTTGACCATCGTCGCCGCACGCGTGACCCGGGTCAGTAAAGAATTGGCCGAAGCGCATTACGTTCACTTAAAAGATAAGCCCTTCTTCCCGGAATTGCTGCGCTATATCAGCGGCGAAATCTACGGGGAGGATTACCAGCGGGTGTTGGCCATGGTGTATCGCGGGGAAGACGCCATCAAAAAAGTTCGCGACATCGCGGGCGCCACCAACCCAGAAGAAGCCGACTCCACCAGTATTCGAGGGGCCTATGGCCGCATCACAACCAAAGGTGTTTTTGAAAACGTGATCCACGCTTCCGCGAATGACGCCGATGCCGAACGCGAAATCAAACTGTGGTTCCAGCCGGATGAGCTGGTCGTCGAGATTTACCCTTCCCAGATCATTACCCGCCAAAACGTCCAGGAACGAACCTGGGCCTAAAGACTGCGTCATAACTCGTCATCCCCGGCGGTTACTGGCCGGGGATCTATGAATACACACGACAATGATGGATTCCCCGCCAAAGACCGCGGGGAATGACGATGTGGATCGTCAGGACCCAGGCTCTTGGCCCAATTATTTCTTGAGGATTTGTTTAACGGTTTCAACAATGCCGGCCGCGTCCAGGTGGTTGCGGCGGTAGTTTTCTTCGGTGGTGCCGGAGCCGATATGGGCGGCACGCGGCGAGGGATCCGCTCCCAGGCAGCGCATCACGATCCCCGGCCGGCGGCCGAGGAGACGGGCGGTATTGACCGCGTCTTTCACGCGATGCCCGAGCGCATTGGGCTCCGCGTCGTGAACGGTCAAGAGAGGAACATCGTTTTCCAGATAGTCTTTCACAAAAGTGGAGTTGGGGCGGTGAATTTTATTGAGGCTCACGACGTTGATCACGGTGGCCTTAATTCCCTGCTGGGCCAGCTGAGCTTGTGCTTTCACCGCTTCCGATACCGTGGCTCCGGACGCGACCAGGAGAATGTCGCTTTTGCCGGCGGCGGAAGAGGGAATTACATAACTGCCTTCCAGAAGTTTCCGGGGGTAATCCGTTAACCCGCTGCGGTCCAGGTGCGGAACGTTGTGCCGGGTGCATCGTAAATAGATCGGGTGGCCCGGGTTGCCTTCCTTGAAATAGCGGTCAACGATTAATCGCGTGATTTCAGCGGCTTCCTGCGCGTCGCAGGGTTCAAACATTTCAAAAAGCTCTCCATCGACGCCGGAGAAGTGATCGATCATCCCCGGAGTACCAAGCCCCATCTGGCTTTTCCCATCCGGACCTACGCCGCAGCCGGAGTGCGTTCCCACCGCGACATAGAAGGAGCCGAAGGCCGAGGCATGTTGCAATTCATCGGCTCCTTCGAGAAGAAAATTGTCAAAGGTCCCGATAAACGGGATCAGCCCTTCGTACCCCAGTCCCGCGCATTTGCCGCAGGCATTGGATTCAGAGATCCCTTCCGGGAAGTAAGCGCCCAAGGGGTTGTCCGGGGTATGGCGTCCAACCATTTTCTCCAGATCAAACATCTGGACCGAGTCCTGCAAATCAGGAGAGGTCGCGACCACCTCGGGGTGTTGGACCGCCAGGGAGGCCAACGCCGCCCCAAACCCCACGCGAGTCCCCGTCGGCTTGTCCGTTGTCTTATAGGAAGGAAAAACAACGTGGGCTTTTCGACGAAGCTCCTCGTGTTTCAGCCGCTGCTCAGCCATGGCGCGCTGATTGCGCTCGTCGACGTCCCGCCGGATTTCCGCTGAAACCGCACCCTGCTTGAGGAAGGCGGGCAGTTCCTGCGTGTCGGGAGAACCCAGCCGCGCTTCAATAATGGGAATGGCCCGTGCCAGCTGCTCATTCGTTGGAGAAACGCCGTGAAATTTGTATTCGCCGGGTTTATGATCCCGGAACTCCATGAAATCAACGCCCTTCCCTTTGATCGTGTCGATCAGAATAAGGGTGGGTCGCCCGGCGAGGTGTGCGTCTTTCTTAGCCTGTAAGAGGGCCGCGCGCAGTTGGGAGATAAAATCTCTATTTTGAGCCGGCTCCGAAGATTCGCCGTTGAGAAGAACAACCTTCCATCCCATGGACTCGAACCAGCGGGCGTGATCAATGTGGCTGACGTCGCAGATGCCGGCGGTTTGCTGGGCCTTGTTCCGGTTCAGAATCCAAGTCAGATTGTCGGCCCCGACCAGCGCGGCGTTGGAAGCCGCTTCGTAAATTTCGCCTTCTTCCATTTCCCCGTCGCCGATAATGGCAAAGGTGTGATAGTCCTGGCCTTTGTACCGGGCCGCCAACGCCAGACCCAGGGATTTGGATCCTCCCATGCCCAGGGCGCCGGTGGAAACATCAATGCCAGGAGTCCCGCGGGTGGCATGCCCCTGTGCGATGGCGTCCGGGTTTTTCCTCAGATCCATTAAGGCTTCCAGCGACCAGCCTTTGACGTTGGCTTCAACCAGGGCAGAATACAGAATGGGAACCGAGTGCCCTTCGCTCAATACCAGGCGATCGCGGTGTGTCCAGGCCGGGTCCTGAGGGTCGTAGCGCAAAACCCCTCCAAAAAAGAGAGTCGCCATGACCTCCGCCAGAGAAAGCGTTCCTCCCGGATGGCCCGAGCCCGCCCGGTTCAGGGCTTTCAAATTCAACAGGCGGAGACGTTCCGCTTCGACGCGAAGCATCTCAATCACATCTACCGTCTGTTTTTTCGAAGCGGCCGAAAGTGTCATGGGAATCCCGGAAAGTCAGGTTAGAGACAATTGATTTTATCAAACGGTGAGTCGACGTGACAACGAAACGGCGAAAATTGCCTCACCCGGCCTCCGGCCACCCTCTTCCTGAGGGAGAGGGGCTGGGGGGAGGCAATCAGTTTCTCGGGGCGTAAGGGTTTTGAAGTTCCATGTGGACAGTGAAAGCGTTGCTGGTGGCCGGTCCGGTTTCATCTTCGGCGGTGACGGTCACCGTGAAATCCGCACCCCCGGTGGGCAGTTCATCGTCCGGTCTCACGGCGTCGATAAATTCATCAAAGCGTCCGCGCTTGTCGGCGGTCAAAGGGCCGCTGTGGTTGATCCCTGCGCCGGTTTCAAGGTGATACGTCAAGTGGGTCAGCGAACACCCCTCTGGGATCTGAACGGCCCCGCTTAAATGCATGCGCAACGCGGGGATTTCCGAGTAACTCTTCTGTGTGGGGACCACCTGCAGGGTGACCCGGGGAGGTTGCCGACAAGCCACCTGGATGACGGCGTTGGCGGGTTCCGACCAATCACTGACCAATAGCGTTTTCTTGCCGTTCCGCTTGGCGGAGGCACGGGCACGGACCCGGTACGAGTAGGTCCCGAAGGACAGATCAAAATCGGAAAAAGTCGTTGCGGGTACGGGAAAGGAAGTTCCATCGTTTTTCAGCACTTCATAACCAAAATCGCGGAGCTGCGGAAGGCTTTCCGGTGATTGCCATTGCCAGGAAAGGGTGATCGTTTTGTTAATGACGACCGCTTGAACATTGAAAGGAGCCGGGAGGTCGTTCACCATAGGCGGCGGCTTCGCGACGACGCTGGCCGCGCCAAAAAACAGAAAGAAAAGGAGTTTAAGGCGCCAGGACGGAGACATCGGGATATTGTTCGCGCAGGCCGGGGTCCAAAGACATCGCTTTTTCAAAAGCGGTGCTCGCTTTTTTGGGATGACCGGTTTTCAGATAGAGACGGGCTAAGTTGATGGAAACCTGGGCATCGCCGGCGTCTTTTTCCAGCGCCTGTTTGTAATAATTTTCAGACGCGACCAGATCTCCCTGGATCATGGCTAGATTTCCCAGGTTGTTGTAGGACGAAGCGGCCGTCGCGGCATCGTCCCGCGCTTTAAGAAAGTATTGTCTGGCTTCCTGGTAGTGGCGAAACTCGGTGGCCAGAAACCCAAGGCGCAGCCAGGGTTCGCCGGAGTTTGGCGTTCCGGTTGTGGCTTGTTTAGCGGCCGAAAGGCTGGTCTGCCAGCGAAGATCAATCAAGGATTTCCAGTCCGCCAGGAATTTTTCCTCGATCGCTTGCCGCGTGGGCGCCTTCACTCCGGAGGCGATCTCCGGGAGAGTGGCCGGCTCGAACTGGCGCCAGGCCAGATGAATGTCCAGTGGGGTCACTTTCCCCTGCTGGGACCACCGGCGATACTGTTCCGCCCCCTGTTTCCAGGCGTCGAGGAACGGCGAACCGATCATGGTCGCCTCAACCGGCACCCAGTACGTTCCTCCATAGGGGACTACCCATCCTTCCGGGAAGCCCAGCGCCTCTTTCTGATTTTCTCCTGTATCGAACATCAGGAACAAATGCCCGGGGGCATCCAGCGCGCACGTCGTGACCGTCAGACTTTCCAGGGCGGAAGCCAGAAGAGCGACCACATCTGAGCAGTCGCCACTCTTGCGGGCCAGCGTTTCCCGGGCGAACTGCATCGAGTCGACGGTTGAGGAATCGAGCGAAACCCGATCGTACGGGTTATGGGGCCGAGGCAGATAAGAAATCCCATAAGTCCCCAGCCCTTCAAAGACAGACCAGGCCGTCATGATCGCCGAAGGCACCGGCGCGCCGCGATGGGCCTCCGCAAAAGAGGTGGCGATGGCGCGGGCAAAATCAATCACCGGGGGATCGTTGGGGGTGACAAAAGCCGCGAAACGGTCTTTCTTGTCCCAGCGGATCGTGTTGCGTGAATACAACTTAAAGGGCAGGTTTCGCGTGACTGAAAGCTCCTGATCGCCGTTGTAGTAGGTGACCTTGACCTGGGCCTGGATGGGGGTCGTTTCGGTGACCTCCAGGATCCGGTTGTTGAATGTGGCCGGGAGCGGGATCTGTTTTTCTTCCAAGGAACGCAACTCGGCGATAGCGGTTTCCGAAGGATAATCCATATACCCCTGGATCGCGAAACTCACTTTGATTTTTCGCATGGGAGACTCGCCGTTGTTGCGGATCACCACGGTC belongs to Elusimicrobiota bacterium and includes:
- the rsmI gene encoding 16S rRNA (cytidine(1402)-2'-O)-methyltransferase; this translates as MPSHVLLPGLCIVPTPIGNLGDITRRAIETLQQADLIACEDTRRTLGLLNFLGISKPLWSYHAHSPRHRPRQLIDALQAGKRVALVCDAGTPGLSDPGTHLVKTAIEAGIPVVSLPGPCAAITALVGSGLPTDRFFFIGFLPRRTARAKRVLEKALASEATVVVYESPYRTAETVRLIAELAGPGTPLVIARELSKVHEEFIRGRAQDIVAALEAQPPIGEVVILVNAGDVGADRCPVPDVTQ
- a CDS encoding nucleoside-diphosphate kinase; the protein is MSGNIQNTLVLIKPDGLKKSLTGNILTKLAETRLTIVAARVTRVSKELAEAHYVHLKDKPFFPELLRYISGEIYGEDYQRVLAMVYRGEDAIKKVRDIAGATNPEEADSTSIRGAYGRITTKGVFENVIHASANDADAEREIKLWFQPDELVVEIYPSQIITRQNVQERTWA
- a CDS encoding HD domain-containing phosphohydrolase, with the protein product MTFSSMFWPWILSTTFLAAWLLSLWLLRQERKNVQDEQHQGQAKRERVERELAHQQGLLDRWVGFLKRLHEHSLSPSGQLTKQELAESVLDAVRLLTGARLSVLLETTADTQNVVPLASRGLSPQQVAALRIRFGDNVLGQVAAKGIPVIRNDVSLNEEPVEGFLKPPYVVLPILIPLRLTGVLVLAQPQQTLFDPEALRLVDAMTQEAGLLFGYLGLLQDVYNANEGMTSALAQALSVREDYAPRHLNRTQTLIRSMARELHLPEFWIQQIEHGALLHDVGKIGIPDAILKKPGKLTPEEYDIMKHHSSIGYRILAPIPFLRPAASIVRHHQEWHNGKGYPDGLAGEEIPLGARMVSILDAWDAMTSDRVPRKALIKTSAITELRRQAGTQFDPKLVDIFLRVIEDLERKGVATTENADGAVPAAPGPHA
- a CDS encoding transketolase C-terminal domain-containing protein, with the translated sequence MTLSAASKKQTVDVIEMLRVEAERLRLLNLKALNRAGSGHPGGTLSLAEVMATLFFGGVLRYDPQDPAWTHRDRLVLSEGHSVPILYSALVEANVKGWSLEALMDLRKNPDAIAQGHATRGTPGIDVSTGALGMGGSKSLGLALAARYKGQDYHTFAIIGDGEMEEGEIYEAASNAALVGADNLTWILNRNKAQQTAGICDVSHIDHARWFESMGWKVVLLNGESSEPAQNRDFISQLRAALLQAKKDAHLAGRPTLILIDTIKGKGVDFMEFRDHKPGEYKFHGVSPTNEQLARAIPIIEARLGSPDTQELPAFLKQGAVSAEIRRDVDERNQRAMAEQRLKHEELRRKAHVVFPSYKTTDKPTGTRVGFGAALASLAVQHPEVVATSPDLQDSVQMFDLEKMVGRHTPDNPLGAYFPEGISESNACGKCAGLGYEGLIPFIGTFDNFLLEGADELQHASAFGSFYVAVGTHSGCGVGPDGKSQMGLGTPGMIDHFSGVDGELFEMFEPCDAQEAAEITRLIVDRYFKEGNPGHPIYLRCTRHNVPHLDRSGLTDYPRKLLEGSYVIPSSAAGKSDILLVASGATVSEAVKAQAQLAQQGIKATVINVVSLNKIHRPNSTFVKDYLENDVPLLTVHDAEPNALGHRVKDAVNTARLLGRRPGIVMRCLGADPSPRAAHIGSGTTEENYRRNHLDAAGIVETVKQILKK